The genomic window AAGCCAAGCGTCTCTCATCCCAAAACCTGAGAACGATGACTATTTCACTTTTGCATTTAAAACAGATGATTCCAAAGCATTAGTTGAAAAGCTTTCCGCTATTTTACAGCAGCAGAATTTGCCGGTAGATCGTGGCTTAACAGATGTAGCTTCTTATCAAGAATCCGATAGAAATATGCTCTTTATCGTCAATGTTTTCTCCTATGGCTTCATCATCCTGATGACTCTGATCACCATTGCCAATGTCTTCAACACGATTTCAACAAGTATTCAACTACGCAAAAGAGAACTGGCGATGTTGGAATCTGTTGGTATGACTGAAAAGAGTATCAATAAAATGATGCGCTTTGAATGTTTGTATTACGGCTTCAAGTCTCTCCTGTATGGCTTACCGGTCGCTTTTGGCATCACCTATTTGATTTATACAAGTATGGATCTCGCCATTGATCAGCCATTCCAACTACCAGTTACAAGCATTCTGATCAGCATTTGCAGTGTCTTTCTAATTGTTTTCATCACGATGCTCTACTCTGTTCACAAGCTTCGAAAGGTCAATATCATTGACGCTTTGCGAACAGAAGTGGTCTAAAAAAATCTCTTTCCGAAATGTAAATCATCGGAAAGAGATTTTTTGCTTTCTTCAAACTAAACACCCGACTAGTCCCTACTATTGTTCCATTCCTCATTCAAGTGTATACTATACCTAACAATAAAAAGGGGGATCTTCATGATGAATTCTAGTTTTTTACTCGCTTTTTCTCCTTTTAAACTTTTATATATTCTATGTATGTTTTTCTTATTATTGATCGCGATAGCTGCCCATAAAGAAAAGCGAGAAAAGCTGTTTGTCGTCACGCTCTTGTTCATGCTTTCTCTCAGTCTTTTCTATTCGGTTGGTCAAACAATCGTTGATTTTTTCATAAATTTTAAAGAAGCCTTTCGCGGAATCGGTTGATTTGTGCAACATTGCTCCTTCCATTTCAATTTACATATGCTGTCCTTCATTGTCTAAAGCAACTGCCAGCCATTGTATAGATTGATAAACAAGACAAAGAGAACCACGCCTTGAAAGACCTGCTTCACTTTTTCAGAAGGCAGTAAATGACTGACTTTCGCACCTAACGATCCACCAATTATCGCTGCTGGAACGACAAACAACAGCATCGTCAAATCATACTGAGCAAAGCCTGCTGTTACTGCAATTGTCAGCAATTTAGATAGCTGAGAAAAAAAGATCGTTCCAATCGAATAAACAGTTGCCTCTTTGATTGGTAAGCCAAACAGCAACATCAACAAAGAGACATTTATCGGTCCACCGCCAATCCCCAGTAAACTGGCTAAAAAGCCCAGCAACAGGCCGCACATCAGTTGCCAACCAACATGCTTTAGCTGATAATTTTTCCAATTATATTTCGTATAGAAAAAGGCAAACAATAAGGTGATGATCGTCACCCCTATCTGAACGAGCTGGACGCCGCGTTCTTCCTGAAACAGCTGCAAAAAGTAGTCGAATGTCAGATTCCCACCAATGCCGCCCATTACCGCCCCCAAAGAAATCCAGCTTAGCATCCGCCAATCCAGTTGAACACCATTTTTTAGCTGCCGCCAGGTAGAGACAAACGACATGGTAAACACCGCAACGCTGGAGTAAAAGGAGATGCTAACAACTGTATCAGCATGGATAAAATCCAAAACAGGTTTGATAATTACCCCACCACCCATTCCGGAAACTGCACCAATAGTATTGGCAATAATGATTACAAAAAAATAGAGTATACCCGTCACTAATGATCACCCTCCAATAATTGTAGGATCGTCTCGATCTTTGGAACAAAGCTTTTCAGGACGGCTTGATACCCACAAAACGTCTCTTCTCTATCTACATAGACGACCTCTTTCATTCGTTTACAACCACCACGACAAGCCTTAAAAAATGGGCAACTTTCGCAATAAGAAGATAACTTTTCTTTAGAGCACAAAAATTCTCGCGATCGTTTCTGTTCAAACAGCTCCCGCAAGGTCTGTTCTTGAATATAACCCAAGCGATACTCATCCAAAACATAAAAATCACAGGGATAGACTGAACCATCCGCTTCGATGACATACTGAATCTGACAATTGCCTAGCATTCCACAAGCGCTGACCGTTCGCTTGACTAGTAAATTAATCAAGTCGTCAAATAGCTTTATACTGATATAATTTCCTTCTTTCAACTCCCGTAGCCAAAGCTTGAGCAGCTGCTGATAAAAGTTGGCAAACCGTTTTGGTGTCAACGCATAACTATCTTTTTCCGTCTCATCCAGACTTGCTAAGCAAGGAATAAACTGTATGTATTGAATGTTTTCATCTTTAATAAATTGAAAGACTTTTTTGGCTTCTTTTGCCAATGGATTTGTCAGTACACAAAGAACATTGTAGTCTATTTCATATGTATCAAACAGTCGCTTGGTCTCCAACACCCGTCGAAAGGTTCCTCGTCCTTTGGAGTCCAGCCGATTCATGTCATGATACAACGGATGACCATCGATCGATAAACCTACCAAAAAATCATGATTCTTAAAAAAAGCGCACCATTTTTCATCGATCAACATACCATTTGTCTGGATCGTGTAATGAACAGCGACGCTCTTTTCTTGTATTTCTGTAAGAGAAATAATGTGCTCAAAATAAGCAAGACCTGCTATCGTTGGCTCGCCACCTTGAAAAGCCAAGGTCAGCTGATCGCCGTCTTCAAGCTCTTTATAAATAGAAGCAAGCATTTGCTCTGCAGTTTCCGGAAGCATTCGACCAAATGAACGAACCTCTCGCATAGAACTGACGTCTGCATAAAAGCAATACGAACAACGAATATTACAAAGCGCAGATGCAGGTTTGATTAAAACAGACAGATGCTTCATCACACCTTCCCCTTTCACAAATTTAGTCGCCGTTGCTCCCGCATTCCGCAAGCAGTCGGCGACATTTATTTAGATACTCCATTGATATAGTTACAACTAGCTGCTATTTTCTATTCAGAAGTATTTTTTGCCGCATTTTTGGCCAGTAACAGGCTTCCATAAATCCCACTCTGGTTCGGCAATCCCCATTCGACAATATAGTCTTCTATAGGCGGAGTCAACACATAGCTGTTCATTTGCTCAACAAAAGACGCTCTAATTTGATGAAGCAAGTGCGGTTGGTTCATGACGCCACCACCCAACACAATGACCTCTGGCGAAAATGTCAAGGTATAGGTCATGAGCGCCTGTGCAATAT from Enterococcus sp. 9E7_DIV0242 includes these protein-coding regions:
- a CDS encoding sulfite exporter TauE/SafE family protein, whose product is MTGILYFFVIIIANTIGAVSGMGGGVIIKPVLDFIHADTVVSISFYSSVAVFTMSFVSTWRQLKNGVQLDWRMLSWISLGAVMGGIGGNLTFDYFLQLFQEERGVQLVQIGVTIITLLFAFFYTKYNWKNYQLKHVGWQLMCGLLLGFLASLLGIGGGPINVSLLMLLFGLPIKEATVYSIGTIFFSQLSKLLTIAVTAGFAQYDLTMLLFVVPAAIIGGSLGAKVSHLLPSEKVKQVFQGVVLFVLFINLYNGWQLL
- a CDS encoding radical SAM/SPASM domain-containing protein, with protein sequence MKHLSVLIKPASALCNIRCSYCFYADVSSMREVRSFGRMLPETAEQMLASIYKELEDGDQLTLAFQGGEPTIAGLAYFEHIISLTEIQEKSVAVHYTIQTNGMLIDEKWCAFFKNHDFLVGLSIDGHPLYHDMNRLDSKGRGTFRRVLETKRLFDTYEIDYNVLCVLTNPLAKEAKKVFQFIKDENIQYIQFIPCLASLDETEKDSYALTPKRFANFYQQLLKLWLRELKEGNYISIKLFDDLINLLVKRTVSACGMLGNCQIQYVIEADGSVYPCDFYVLDEYRLGYIQEQTLRELFEQKRSREFLCSKEKLSSYCESCPFFKACRGGCKRMKEVVYVDREETFCGYQAVLKSFVPKIETILQLLEGDH